A genomic window from Planococcus rifietoensis includes:
- a CDS encoding winged helix-turn-helix transcriptional regulator, translating to MKSQEICPRFEAAISLLGQRWTGLIIYQLMDGSKRFGQLTEEIGISGRLLSERLKTLEGDGLVERIVYPETPVRIEYSLTEKGASLQPVMKEIERWSQNWIETAEKAESTP from the coding sequence ATGAAAAGCCAGGAAATTTGCCCACGGTTTGAAGCAGCTATTTCCTTATTGGGACAGCGCTGGACAGGCCTGATCATCTATCAATTGATGGATGGCTCCAAACGTTTTGGCCAATTAACGGAAGAAATCGGGATCAGTGGCCGCCTCCTGTCCGAACGGCTGAAAACGCTTGAAGGAGACGGTTTGGTCGAACGCATCGTCTATCCCGAAACGCCTGTGCGGATTGAATATTCGTTGACTGAAAAAGGCGCTTCGCTGCAGCCGGTCATGAAGGAAATCGAACGCTGGTCACAAAATTGGATAGAGACTGCAGAGAAGGCGGAAAGCACTCCATAA
- a CDS encoding VOC family protein, translating into MSFHQKPVHYVESLALKVLDLKGMSRFYTEVLGFETIEEKENETVLGVSGQEILTLQSAPEFKAKAGRFAGLYHFAVLLPDRKELGKILLHLHELQIPIGSSDHQVSEALYLSDPEGNGIEIYRDREPGEWEWRGDQVHMTVDPLDVQEVAQASNGEKWSGMPAGTVLGHIHLHVSDLQAAHDFYTGAIGFGLVANLGNQALFVSDGNYHHHIGLNIWNGTGIPALPDQTAGLAHYVIRVADEQAQNAMRDRLQAYGADIHVDGAALETADPSGNRIRILTA; encoded by the coding sequence ATGAGTTTTCATCAAAAGCCTGTGCATTATGTCGAAAGCCTAGCATTGAAAGTTTTGGATTTGAAAGGGATGAGTCGTTTCTATACGGAAGTGTTGGGGTTTGAAACCATCGAAGAAAAGGAAAACGAGACCGTTCTCGGGGTAAGCGGGCAAGAAATTCTGACGCTTCAATCCGCGCCGGAGTTCAAGGCGAAAGCCGGCCGCTTTGCCGGATTGTATCATTTCGCGGTACTATTGCCCGACCGGAAAGAACTCGGCAAAATATTGCTCCATCTTCATGAGTTACAGATTCCGATCGGTTCTTCCGATCATCAAGTGAGCGAAGCTTTGTACCTGTCGGATCCTGAAGGGAACGGCATCGAAATCTACCGCGACCGCGAACCCGGTGAATGGGAATGGCGCGGAGACCAAGTGCATATGACGGTCGATCCGCTCGATGTTCAGGAAGTCGCACAAGCATCAAATGGCGAGAAATGGAGCGGCATGCCAGCGGGCACTGTGCTTGGGCATATTCATCTCCATGTCTCGGATCTCCAGGCAGCGCACGACTTCTATACCGGGGCGATCGGCTTTGGCCTGGTCGCGAACCTTGGCAATCAAGCGCTGTTCGTCTCGGACGGAAACTATCACCATCATATCGGATTGAATATCTGGAACGGCACAGGCATTCCGGCTTTGCCGGATCAGACGGCAGGACTCGCGCATTACGTCATCCGTGTCGCAGATGAACAAGCACAAAATGCCATGCGCGACCGCTTGCAGGCATACGGCGCTGACATTCACGTGGACGGTGCGGCGTTGGAGACAGCTGACCCATCCGGCAACCGCATTCGTATTTTAACTGCATAA
- a CDS encoding NAD(P)H-dependent flavin oxidoreductase, giving the protein MISLNTDICRLLGIEYPIIQAGMAGGPTTAELVAVVSEAGALGTLGAAYLTPGKLREDIMEIRKRTNKPFAVNLFAPVPKDDFSRIDEVKLALQPIYEELAIDGKSAEYSSPDHGEELFRICLEMNVPIISTAFGSLSPEHMAEAKAQGVTIITMATTVSEAMKAQEAGADAIVAQGNEAGGHRGSFSFDRHPMGAQVGLMALLPQIADAVDVPVIAAGGIADGRGLVASLTLGAQAVQVGTRFVAAKESGAHRAYKQAIFESDEESTVVTKSFSGRPARGIKNYFIEQFESSGTKPLPFPSQNTVTKEIRGAAAKADNPEFMSLWAGQATRGMTQEEGAAEIVSSMMDQAHALLR; this is encoded by the coding sequence ATGATTTCATTGAATACAGACATTTGCCGCTTGCTCGGGATCGAGTATCCGATCATCCAGGCAGGAATGGCGGGCGGCCCGACCACTGCCGAACTGGTAGCGGTAGTTTCGGAAGCCGGAGCCCTGGGGACGCTAGGCGCTGCCTATTTGACGCCTGGCAAGCTGAGAGAAGACATTATGGAGATACGCAAACGGACCAATAAGCCATTTGCAGTCAATTTATTCGCGCCCGTGCCAAAAGATGATTTCTCGCGCATCGATGAAGTGAAACTAGCGCTGCAGCCGATCTACGAGGAGCTGGCAATTGACGGCAAAAGCGCTGAATACAGCTCTCCGGATCACGGGGAAGAGCTGTTCCGCATTTGCCTTGAAATGAATGTGCCGATCATCAGTACAGCATTCGGTTCGCTGTCGCCTGAGCACATGGCAGAAGCCAAAGCGCAAGGTGTCACCATCATCACCATGGCGACGACAGTCAGTGAAGCAATGAAAGCGCAGGAAGCAGGAGCCGACGCTATCGTGGCACAAGGCAACGAAGCGGGAGGGCACCGTGGCAGCTTTTCGTTCGATCGCCATCCAATGGGTGCACAGGTCGGCTTGATGGCACTGCTTCCACAAATTGCAGACGCTGTGGATGTGCCGGTTATCGCGGCTGGTGGCATCGCGGACGGTCGAGGGTTAGTGGCATCGCTCACGCTCGGCGCACAAGCCGTTCAAGTCGGAACGCGTTTTGTTGCAGCGAAGGAATCGGGTGCGCATCGGGCATACAAGCAAGCGATCTTCGAAAGCGATGAAGAAAGCACCGTCGTGACGAAAAGTTTCTCAGGACGCCCGGCACGCGGCATCAAAAATTATTTCATCGAACAATTCGAATCATCGGGAACCAAACCGCTGCCATTTCCGTCCCAAAATACAGTAACAAAAGAAATACGCGGAGCAGCGGCAAAAGCCGACAATCCGGAATTCATGTCGTTATGGGCAGGACAGGCAACAAGAGGTATGACGCAGGAAGAAGGCGCGGCGGAAATCGTCTCTTCCATGATGGATCAAGCACATGCGCTCTTGCGGTAA
- a CDS encoding DUF368 domain-containing protein has product MEWKNIYRGILMGISDLIPGVSGGTIAFILGIYDRLLESISGFFSREWKKQLGFLVPLGMGIVITLLLFSRFIEFLLENHYEATQFFFMGLILGVLPYIMKQAEVKKNFTARHLVILLVIGAALASMAFIQTDDNVAPITELSLPTFFLLFFSGWIASMAMLLPGISGSFILLLIGVYSTAINALSTLNLPIVLAIGAGVMVGFVVSSKAISYLLEHFTYVTYAAIIGLILGSLFVVFPGFAADPMTLVTSLITFTVGLLFTLWFSSPKKTDITSEHNVEA; this is encoded by the coding sequence ATGGAATGGAAAAATATATACCGCGGTATTTTGATGGGCATCAGCGATTTGATTCCGGGGGTCAGCGGAGGGACGATTGCGTTTATCCTTGGGATTTATGATCGCCTGCTTGAATCGATCAGCGGCTTTTTCAGCCGCGAATGGAAAAAACAGCTGGGCTTTCTCGTACCTCTAGGCATGGGGATCGTTATCACCTTATTATTGTTCAGCCGATTTATCGAATTTTTGCTGGAAAACCATTACGAAGCGACGCAATTTTTCTTCATGGGGCTGATCCTTGGGGTCTTGCCTTATATTATGAAGCAAGCGGAAGTGAAAAAGAATTTCACGGCGCGCCATTTGGTCATCTTGCTGGTCATCGGGGCAGCGCTTGCTTCCATGGCCTTTATCCAGACCGATGATAATGTAGCGCCGATTACGGAATTGAGCTTGCCGACGTTCTTCCTGCTGTTTTTCTCTGGCTGGATCGCGAGCATGGCGATGCTGTTGCCTGGCATCAGCGGCTCGTTTATCTTGTTGTTGATCGGTGTTTATTCGACGGCCATCAACGCCTTATCGACATTGAACTTGCCGATCGTCTTGGCAATCGGTGCCGGCGTCATGGTTGGATTTGTCGTCTCAAGTAAAGCGATCAGCTATTTGTTGGAGCATTTCACGTATGTGACGTATGCGGCCATCATCGGCTTGATCCTTGGCTCGCTATTTGTCGTATTCCCAGGATTTGCGGCTGACCCAATGACCTTGGTGACTAGCCTGATTACATTCACGGTCGGCTTATTGTTCACACTGTGGTTCAGTTCGCCGAAGAAAACCGATATTACGAGCGAACACAATGTGGAAGCTTAA
- a CDS encoding CAP-associated domain-containing protein, with translation MRVRKLFGILLLIVLLFFTRPVWEASVEEYVDLGFLDSVDEVIGNVTADTDVSKALDEAKYFTTRISHQLQAMVTESSAVLPEAVAKPELSDTDSMVAVHNVTLGMSKEQAQQKVGLPLRLMENEYGTDWHSYHQDYQNYVLLSYDNNGEVNGMFTNQDLISSTEGFSMDSTKTQVRELFGTPLTSLQKGRVQYILDSRDEYDLFETADSYTTVFYDVHEGDTVTAVQVIDKDLEEQRSEIYAEPSQEVKEGYELLLFELTNSARIQRELPLLKWDGETMETARDHSQEMADERYFSHTNPAGQSPFDRMKEDGITFFIAGENLAYGQYSAVFAHEGLMNSMGHRENIVKPDFGYLGVGVAFNSDQQPYFTANFFNR, from the coding sequence ATGCGTGTGCGGAAATTATTTGGCATCCTGTTGCTCATAGTCTTATTGTTTTTCACCCGCCCAGTATGGGAAGCGTCTGTCGAAGAATACGTCGACCTGGGCTTTTTGGATTCTGTAGATGAAGTGATCGGAAATGTAACAGCTGACACGGATGTTTCCAAAGCGCTCGATGAAGCCAAGTATTTCACGACGCGCATCAGCCATCAATTGCAGGCGATGGTGACAGAAAGCTCAGCTGTCTTGCCTGAAGCGGTCGCAAAACCAGAGCTATCGGATACGGATTCCATGGTGGCGGTCCATAATGTCACGCTTGGCATGAGCAAGGAGCAAGCCCAGCAAAAAGTCGGCTTGCCGCTGCGTTTGATGGAGAATGAATATGGAACCGACTGGCATAGCTACCATCAGGATTACCAAAACTATGTGTTGCTGTCCTATGACAATAACGGCGAGGTCAACGGCATGTTCACCAACCAGGATCTCATCTCTTCCACGGAAGGGTTCTCGATGGATTCGACCAAAACGCAAGTGCGCGAGTTATTCGGGACGCCGCTGACGAGCCTGCAAAAAGGGCGTGTGCAATATATTCTGGATTCGCGCGATGAGTATGACTTGTTTGAAACGGCGGATTCCTATACGACGGTTTTCTATGATGTCCACGAAGGGGATACGGTCACGGCGGTCCAGGTCATCGACAAGGATTTGGAAGAACAGCGCAGCGAAATTTACGCGGAGCCTTCACAGGAAGTGAAAGAAGGCTATGAATTGTTATTGTTCGAACTGACCAATTCAGCAAGAATCCAGCGCGAGCTACCGCTTTTGAAATGGGACGGTGAAACGATGGAAACGGCGCGTGACCATAGTCAGGAAATGGCGGATGAGCGTTATTTCAGCCATACCAACCCGGCTGGCCAATCACCTTTTGATCGCATGAAAGAAGATGGCATTACGTTCTTTATCGCCGGTGAAAACTTGGCATACGGGCAGTATAGCGCCGTATTCGCCCACGAAGGGCTCATGAATTCGATGGGCCACCGGGAAAACATCGTCAAGCCCGACTTCGGCTATCTCGGTGTCGGCGTTGCATTCAACTCGGACCAGCAGCCGTATTTCACGGCAAACTTCTTTAATCGCTAA
- a CDS encoding undecaprenyl-diphosphate phosphatase: protein MEQLWLTIKFLLLGLFQGLTEPIPISSSGHLLIAQYFLDVEIEGSNSTFALLVNSASLIAVLIIYREDIKRLVINGLKFFKEKTPETRRDFMFIVYLVVATIPAGIIGVLFQDTIDSYLSTIVTVGITLVVTGLALWFIRNMRGQRKDGNMTMKDAWIIGGAQAVALIPGISRSGATIVAAMARGINQETALRFSFLLFIPVSFGGAVLSITDIVNDDNLSTMAVPYIMAFVGSLVASYFSLKWFMNIMAKGQLKYFAIYCFIVGPLVVLAWFLLN, encoded by the coding sequence ATGGAACAATTATGGCTTACCATTAAATTTTTACTGCTCGGGCTATTTCAAGGGCTAACGGAACCGATCCCGATTTCTTCGAGCGGCCACTTGCTGATTGCGCAATATTTTCTCGATGTGGAAATCGAGGGAAGCAATTCGACTTTTGCTTTGCTCGTCAATAGCGCATCCCTGATTGCCGTCTTGATCATTTACCGCGAAGACATTAAACGGCTGGTCATTAACGGCTTGAAATTCTTCAAAGAAAAAACGCCGGAAACGCGGCGCGATTTCATGTTCATCGTTTATTTGGTCGTCGCGACCATTCCTGCAGGCATCATCGGCGTCTTATTCCAGGATACGATTGATTCCTATTTGTCGACAATCGTCACGGTAGGTATCACCTTAGTGGTCACCGGTCTTGCGCTCTGGTTCATCCGCAATATGCGAGGCCAACGCAAAGACGGCAATATGACAATGAAAGATGCCTGGATCATCGGCGGCGCACAGGCTGTCGCTTTGATCCCGGGCATCAGCCGCAGCGGTGCCACAATTGTTGCCGCTATGGCTCGCGGCATCAACCAAGAGACAGCATTGCGCTTTTCGTTCCTGCTGTTCATTCCGGTCAGTTTTGGCGGGGCTGTGCTGAGCATCACCGATATCGTCAATGACGATAATCTATCGACAATGGCCGTGCCGTATATCATGGCCTTTGTCGGCTCGCTCGTTGCTTCGTACTTCTCGCTGAAATGGTTCATGAACATCATGGCAAAAGGCCAGCTCAAGTATTTTGCGATCTACTGCTTTATCGTCGGCCCGCTCGTCGTGCTCGCTTGGTTCTTACTGAACTAA
- a CDS encoding AI-2E family transporter, producing MTNKLWFQAGVGIILTLVIIRLFIEVQGIFDPLFIIAGTIFVPLLLGGVLFYLTRPLLYFLEKRKFPKWAAILTIVFLIVLVFYLLFAMVGPAVTKQVNSLVDNAPGIINDVEDYAQYLLAQRDRLPDSLEEQINDMSGQIGDRIGDIGGWVVSFLTSFISGVITLVLVPFFLIYLLIDHRKFVPFISGFFSGQRKLWVIKTLKDIDHTLRSYIQGQLFVSFLVGVMLLIGYLIIDLDYALLLALIGMATNVIPFLGPYIAVIPAILIALVQDPIMAVYVAIIMLIAQQIESNFITPNVMGNALDVHPLTVITLILAAGNIAGIWGIILAIPFYAVVKTIIKNIYARRQEIRSTATREV from the coding sequence GTGACAAATAAATTATGGTTTCAAGCGGGCGTCGGAATCATCCTGACACTGGTCATCATTCGTTTATTCATCGAAGTCCAGGGGATTTTCGACCCGCTGTTCATCATTGCGGGAACGATTTTCGTGCCGCTGCTTCTCGGGGGCGTGTTGTTTTATTTGACGCGTCCGCTGCTGTATTTTTTGGAGAAACGCAAATTCCCGAAATGGGCCGCCATTTTAACTATCGTTTTCTTGATTGTTTTGGTCTTTTATCTATTATTTGCAATGGTTGGGCCGGCGGTAACAAAGCAAGTCAACTCGCTTGTCGACAATGCCCCGGGCATTATCAATGACGTAGAAGACTACGCGCAGTATCTGCTCGCTCAGCGTGACCGCTTGCCGGATTCGCTGGAAGAGCAAATCAATGATATGAGCGGTCAAATTGGCGACCGCATCGGGGATATCGGCGGCTGGGTCGTGTCGTTCCTTACAAGTTTCATTTCGGGGGTCATTACGCTCGTTCTCGTGCCGTTCTTCTTGATTTACCTATTGATTGACCACCGCAAATTCGTGCCGTTCATTTCCGGCTTCTTTAGCGGACAGCGCAAGCTGTGGGTCATTAAGACCTTGAAAGACATTGACCACACCTTGCGTTCGTATATCCAAGGTCAGCTGTTCGTCAGCTTTTTAGTTGGAGTAATGCTGTTAATCGGATATTTAATTATCGATTTGGATTATGCGCTATTATTGGCGTTGATCGGCATGGCGACAAATGTCATCCCGTTTCTCGGGCCATATATCGCCGTCATCCCGGCGATATTGATCGCGTTGGTGCAGGATCCGATCATGGCAGTGTATGTTGCCATCATCATGTTGATTGCACAACAGATCGAGAGTAATTTCATCACGCCGAACGTCATGGGCAACGCACTCGATGTCCACCCGCTGACAGTCATCACATTGATCCTGGCAGCCGGAAACATCGCGGGCATTTGGGGAATCATCCTCGCGATTCCGTTCTACGCGGTCGTGAAAACGATCATCAAAAATATTTACGCAAGGCGTCAGGAAATCCGCTCGACCGCAACAAGAGAAGTATAA
- a CDS encoding MarR family winged helix-turn-helix transcriptional regulator, whose protein sequence is MDMRIKEAVELFQEVLFYGTERVIRSVDNPLWEEFSPEQMQSLKLIGKEGQITSARLAVLQGVHKSAVSNRTKKLLQKELIQVVQTADRREKLLELTDAGKSVLEESDKILAEYLEKLMSEQVDDQEIEQFLVIFRKLSAIMKTDGV, encoded by the coding sequence ATGGATATGCGCATTAAAGAAGCAGTCGAATTGTTTCAGGAAGTATTATTTTACGGAACGGAGCGGGTCATCCGTTCAGTGGACAATCCGTTATGGGAAGAGTTTTCCCCTGAGCAGATGCAATCGCTGAAACTCATTGGCAAAGAAGGCCAAATCACATCGGCAAGACTTGCGGTGCTGCAAGGTGTACATAAAAGCGCCGTCTCGAACCGGACAAAAAAACTATTGCAAAAAGAATTGATTCAAGTGGTCCAGACGGCAGACCGGCGGGAAAAGCTGCTTGAATTGACCGATGCCGGAAAATCGGTCCTCGAGGAGTCGGATAAAATTCTAGCAGAGTACTTGGAAAAGCTGATGTCAGAACAAGTCGACGACCAGGAGATCGAGCAATTCCTGGTGATTTTCAGAAAGCTCAGCGCAATCATGAAAACGGATGGAGTGTAA
- a CDS encoding MMPL family transporter: MQTILKLKWPIMIGLIVLTAALFLVAPNLTEQAEEAGSFQLSEQADSQRAATILESADVSGQTISLVIELESELNETSEQQIADMRAEIEALGDPVTTVLDPFENEELEAQLVAEDRQTVLLPVSIEGTDEEAAALADEIRETIVPDDLTVYLTGEAIINQDVNTSAQEGLKKTEIITVVLIFGLLLAVFRSFITPIIPLVAVGLSYLLSQSLVAFFIDWFGFPVSNYTQIFLVAILFGLGTDYCILLLSRYKEELTEGKGVQEAILNTYRTAGKTLFISGFSGFIAFAAIGFAEFPIFKSAVAVAVGIAVLLVVLFTVMPFFMAVLKDKLFWPSKGSASHKDSKLWIWIGKLSVNRPLWSMLLVAAITVPLLFSYNNDLSFNTVDEISSDYESVKGLDAIESAFGAGNTMPVQVVIKGEESLTAEETIPYLDALAQDMEKVEGVDMVRAITRPTGSVIDEFFVDHQLGLIAEGLEEANAGIGEVQSGLGEIETNLETISGQAGGAGLREAAAGLSQVNGQLEQISGGLLQTGNIEQTVGALVQVNAGLSEIEQGLNGGAGQYDELAAGIGELAQGVGASSDGLTEISDGLTEIADTLTGISDSEAVRGTGIYLPEGTLEQEEFEPLLDRYAFADGEGMLMEVVLEEDPYSPEAIDIVTNLKEAAERSINGTPLEEVDIAYGGVPSINSDLKDISESDFTRTVSIMLISLFVVLAVLLRSFIMPLFMIGSLLLTYYSSIAITELIFVGWLGYDGITWAVPFFGFVMLVSLGIDYSIFLLDRYREEALTAADFSKAMHRSMAKMGTVIITAAILLAGTFGAMLPSGVLSLMQIATIVITGLLLYGLIVLPLLVPAITVSFAGGAWWPFGLKKKK, translated from the coding sequence ATGCAAACGATACTGAAATTAAAATGGCCGATCATGATCGGGCTCATCGTATTGACAGCGGCATTGTTTTTAGTGGCGCCAAATTTAACGGAACAAGCGGAAGAAGCAGGTTCGTTCCAATTGTCCGAACAAGCGGACTCGCAGCGTGCGGCAACGATACTGGAATCGGCTGATGTGTCAGGGCAGACGATTTCATTGGTGATCGAACTGGAGTCGGAACTCAATGAAACAAGCGAGCAGCAGATCGCGGACATGAGAGCGGAAATCGAAGCGCTCGGCGATCCTGTGACGACAGTGTTGGACCCATTTGAAAATGAAGAATTGGAAGCGCAGCTGGTGGCGGAAGATCGCCAGACGGTCTTGCTTCCGGTATCGATTGAAGGAACAGATGAAGAAGCGGCGGCACTCGCGGATGAAATCCGTGAAACGATTGTGCCGGACGATTTAACCGTCTACTTGACGGGTGAGGCAATCATCAACCAAGACGTTAACACCAGTGCCCAGGAAGGCCTGAAGAAAACCGAGATCATCACGGTAGTTTTGATTTTCGGCTTGCTGCTGGCGGTGTTCCGTTCGTTTATCACGCCGATCATCCCGCTGGTGGCGGTAGGGCTCAGCTATTTGCTCAGTCAATCGCTCGTGGCGTTTTTCATCGATTGGTTCGGCTTCCCGGTTTCGAATTACACGCAGATTTTCCTGGTGGCGATTCTGTTCGGTCTCGGGACCGATTACTGCATCTTGCTGCTCAGCCGCTATAAAGAAGAACTGACAGAAGGAAAAGGTGTACAGGAAGCGATTCTGAACACATACCGGACGGCAGGGAAGACTTTGTTCATCAGCGGCTTCTCCGGCTTTATTGCCTTTGCGGCTATCGGCTTTGCGGAATTCCCGATTTTCAAATCGGCAGTTGCCGTTGCGGTCGGCATCGCCGTCCTCCTCGTCGTTCTGTTTACCGTCATGCCGTTTTTCATGGCGGTGCTAAAAGACAAGCTGTTCTGGCCAAGTAAGGGCTCAGCGTCCCATAAAGACAGCAAGTTGTGGATCTGGATCGGCAAATTGTCCGTCAACCGTCCACTTTGGTCGATGCTGCTTGTGGCGGCCATCACTGTTCCTTTGCTGTTCTCTTATAACAACGACCTGTCATTCAATACAGTAGACGAGATCAGCTCGGATTATGAATCGGTGAAAGGCCTCGATGCCATTGAATCGGCATTCGGCGCAGGCAATACGATGCCGGTCCAAGTCGTCATTAAAGGCGAAGAAAGCCTGACGGCAGAAGAAACGATCCCGTATCTGGATGCTTTGGCGCAGGATATGGAAAAAGTTGAAGGTGTCGACATGGTTCGTGCCATTACTCGCCCTACCGGTTCGGTGATTGATGAATTCTTCGTCGATCATCAGCTTGGCCTCATTGCAGAAGGGCTTGAAGAGGCGAATGCTGGAATTGGCGAAGTCCAGTCCGGCCTTGGTGAAATTGAAACAAACCTGGAAACGATCAGTGGACAGGCAGGAGGCGCTGGCCTTCGCGAAGCAGCTGCAGGCTTGTCGCAAGTGAACGGGCAGCTTGAACAGATTTCAGGCGGCCTCCTGCAGACCGGCAATATTGAACAGACCGTCGGTGCGCTCGTTCAAGTGAATGCCGGGCTTTCAGAAATTGAACAAGGCTTAAACGGCGGCGCTGGCCAATACGATGAATTAGCTGCTGGCATCGGGGAACTTGCGCAAGGCGTCGGCGCTTCATCAGACGGCCTTACGGAAATCAGCGACGGCTTGACTGAAATCGCCGATACACTGACAGGCATCAGCGATAGCGAAGCGGTGCGCGGCACAGGCATTTACCTGCCTGAAGGCACTTTGGAACAAGAAGAGTTCGAACCGCTGCTTGATCGGTATGCATTTGCCGATGGCGAAGGCATGTTGATGGAAGTGGTGCTCGAAGAAGATCCCTATTCTCCGGAAGCGATCGACATCGTCACGAATTTAAAAGAAGCGGCTGAGAGAAGCATTAACGGTACGCCTCTTGAAGAAGTGGACATTGCATACGGCGGGGTGCCAAGTATCAATAGCGACTTGAAGGACATCTCCGAGAGTGACTTTACGCGTACGGTCAGCATTATGCTCATCAGTTTGTTCGTGGTATTGGCAGTGCTGTTGCGTTCTTTCATCATGCCGCTGTTTATGATCGGCTCTCTCTTATTAACCTATTACAGTTCGATTGCGATCACCGAGTTGATTTTCGTCGGATGGCTCGGTTATGACGGCATTACATGGGCCGTTCCGTTCTTTGGCTTTGTCATGCTTGTCTCGCTCGGCATCGATTACTCGATCTTCCTGCTCGATCGTTACCGTGAAGAAGCTTTAACGGCCGCAGACTTCTCGAAAGCGATGCACCGGTCGATGGCGAAAATGGGAACAGTCATCATCACGGCTGCCATTTTGCTCGCCGGAACGTTCGGCGCGATGCTGCCATCCGGAGTGCTCAGCCTGATGCAGATCGCAACCATCGTCATCACTGGCTTGCTGCTTTACGGCTTGATCGTCTTGCCGCTGCTCGTGCCGGCAATTACCGTTTCATTTGCGGGCGGCGCTTGGTGGCCATTCGGATTGAAAAAGAAAAAATAA
- a CDS encoding GNAT family N-acetyltransferase has translation MNIRKLGMYEELPIGLLLEADPSEQLVRDYCTGGHCFIAEWQETVVGVFVLTALDSETVEIKNIALAERERGKGLGKRLVFLALEEAKKLGFSAVEIGTGNSSLAQLALYQKCGFRMKSIDRDFFIRHYEEPIFENGLQCRDMVRLDYRW, from the coding sequence ATGAACATCCGAAAATTGGGTATGTACGAGGAATTGCCGATCGGGCTGTTGCTGGAAGCGGATCCGTCTGAGCAGCTAGTCCGCGACTATTGTACTGGCGGTCATTGCTTTATCGCCGAATGGCAGGAAACCGTCGTGGGCGTGTTCGTCTTGACTGCGCTGGATTCCGAAACAGTCGAAATTAAAAACATTGCCCTTGCTGAGCGTGAGCGCGGCAAAGGGCTTGGCAAGCGCTTAGTGTTTTTGGCGCTCGAAGAAGCAAAAAAACTCGGTTTCTCGGCTGTCGAGATCGGCACCGGAAATTCGAGTTTGGCGCAATTGGCGCTCTACCAAAAATGTGGCTTCCGTATGAAATCGATTGACCGGGACTTTTTCATCCGCCATTACGAAGAGCCGATTTTTGAAAATGGCTTGCAGTGCCGGGATATGGTCCGGCTCGATTATCGGTGGTAA